One genomic region from Oncorhynchus gorbuscha isolate QuinsamMale2020 ecotype Even-year linkage group LG13, OgorEven_v1.0, whole genome shotgun sequence encodes:
- the LOC123993955 gene encoding uncharacterized protein LOC123993955: MAASILRRKIPLVCMVDLIIPSLQQANDSQSWGRKGAELLERPHIIGDGQTDWMTEKVDLSSFQSTTESSSSSSSPPSPLDHDVKVPSDLEVMTSLLQEELAQLEDYFRSESTSTKLDKSPKCDKGAQAMGAHSYYQLPYASYSGNQSETSPLVVTLATGELDRVSFSRGPVGRSKMARPAPYNYHHHSYNTCRRIVSDGVNKVGEELEHDTWSAKGSYSGSTEVAVNHCSTLKTVGKSISSVKKVRECGVSLKEEESYCFTEDVFCSEEMTRGFCMGGSFDTHPKREGQLMHGMKVSGYDGMGLEVLHCNKDGGLSGTIPQEPEANDGYYHHHPNVAHTEPYHSFIGEIEEPTQAHGIEPQHGHYLFPECIEDQSYECLSRGESEGPMVDSPIHRQAVQRLKEDPCSLSCLKPGLVSVPLEVHTGERKQKKRDQNKTAAHRYRLRKRAELDILEEELHGLEGQNRELQDKAESVEREIQYVKDLLIEVYKARSQRLKQDASA, from the exons ATGGCTGCATCGATCCTTCGCAGGAAAATTCCTCTTGTTTGCATGGTCGACCTCATTATTCCCTCTCTCCAACAAGCTAACGACAGCCAATCCTGGGGAAGGAAGGGGGCGGAGTTATTGGAGAGACCGCACATAATTG GTGATGGTCAGACGGACTGGATGACGGAAAAAGTTGATTTGTCTTCGTTCCAGTCGACTACTGAATCCTCTTCTAGCTCATCTTCTCCGCCCTCACCATTGGATCATGATGTCAAGGTGCCCTCTGACTTGGAGGTCATGACCTCTCTTTTACAAGAGGAGCTTGCTCAGCTTGAGGATTACTTCCGGTCTGAATCGACTTCAACCAAATTGGACAAATCACCAAAATGTGACAAAGGCGCCCAAGCAATGGGTGCCCATTCTTACTACCAGTTGCCCTATGCTTCCTACAGTGGCAACCAATCAGAAACAAGCCCACTGGTTGTTACCCTGGCAACGGGGGAACTCGACCGGGTGAGCTTCAGTCGTGGTCCCGTTGGAAGATCCAAAATGGCGAGACCAGCCCCATACAACTATCATCATCATTCATACAATACTTGCCGAAGAATAGTTTCAGATGGTGTCAACAAAGTTGGTGAGGAACTTGAGCATGACACCTGGAGTGCCAAAGGAAGTTACTCAGGAAGCACAGAGGTGGCTGTTAACCACTGTTCTACATTGAAAACCGTGGGGAAGAGCATTAGCAGTGTTAAGAAAGTCAGAGAATGTGGTGTATCGTTGAAGGAAGAGGAAAGTTATTGTTTTACAGAGGACGTGTTTTGCAGTGAAGAGATGACCAGAGGTTTTTGTATGGGCGGGTCCTTCGATACCCACCCCAAGAGAGAAGGACAGTTGATGCATGGTATGAAGGTTAGTGGTTATGATGGTATGGGGCTGGAGGTCTTGCATTGCAACAAAGATGGTGGACTCTCTGGAACTATTCCTCAAGAGCCAGAGGCAAATGATGggtattaccaccaccacccgAACGTTGCTCATACAGAGCCTTATCATAGCTTTATCGGTGAAATCGAAGAGCCTACACAAGCACATGGTATAGAGCCCCAGCATGGCCACTACCTCTTCCCAGAATGCATCGAAGACCAAAGCTACGAATGTCTGtcaagaggagagagcgaggggccAATGGTGGACTCGCCCATTCACAGGCAAGCAGTACAGAGGCTAAAGGAAGATCCATGCTCCCTGAGCTGCCTCAAACCAGGccttgtctctgtccctctggaaGTACATACCGGAGAACGGAAGCAGAAGAAGAGAGACCAGAACAAAACAGCTGCTCACAG GTATCGACTGCGTAAGAGGGCGGAGCTGGACATACTGGAGGAGGAGCTTCATGGGCTGGAGGGACAGAACCGGGAGCTCCAGGACAAGGCGGAGTCAGTGGAACGAGAGATTCAATATGTCAAAGATTTACTCATCGAGGTCTACAAAGCCCGTAGTCAACGCCTAAAGCAAGATGCCAGTGCCTAA